The following proteins are co-located in the Solenopsis invicta isolate M01_SB chromosome 7, UNIL_Sinv_3.0, whole genome shotgun sequence genome:
- the LOC105201654 gene encoding uncharacterized protein LOC105201654 has product MKATVSGVFLLLCLFCVNLPGVTMNFDPYCGGHLADSRGVIHTPNFPGPFPIPIKCRWVIDVSDIPSTNSSIVVYLTQLYVFKGLRFTEYAYYESETMNFGAALVKEVTEGNVFEYRRLRTFRPFLVVEFELDRLEGNHVRVLNDLLDVYGFNVTYEMTEEHPNPDSCTIRDCSFAGNCLVSGDYTSFWCDCFDGFSGRSCNEGPLCFNDEHIPVCQNGATCRQIGAEAMHCDCPDGYVGHNCETRLLDTSDTECASENCILQCPVDEHEPPCTCKDSTKIYNNRSRYECRIKLSNVTSLRTGLISQHGSLESFVSKQLAKYLRNSNITSMEELKILNVTPTAEVTFHFFGNSDDGDKIRESLNRLVQRRRLSEIALESTHFTFQQKPALKLQSLRINQVNDYEVHLGEQIILSCVAQGSYSTSFTWYKDGMLVNTSKAIREIWISHLPNDGSDVCTSILTIEKATLLDAGQYTCQVVDWGVQQCKSIYIEVRDEPDVKVVPMSATIEKGNNIQLTCMTPNMRNIGIGFGWTKNRALLKLEPGQAVWEDLYPAGSILKITNTQKSAIYTCNVAHKSMSVRVEVMNRTLIPICFKAKSWGLQWPDTAPGSEALLECPRYFVGRRVSRLCSMKDATTPEWQIPDFSSCLYKPLISPYDNFRSLTLGYQKTMGSDTILAFWEILHKRALPLYPGEGDRIMSMLADIDRYQHRIDSQDAYISAETLIHIINRILSDEYSILSQEKLSVLLHLTQRNLIHWSKQLNDGYKHLSLSSMVLDIQQLQSQSGDSITHSLQIPSPDYTYPDWYEEKVAIRLWKKKQRNIKSNSTFSGIVIVYKNMSRFIPTAYVKELDDGTDLEFRINSRVIAVEVSSFDADKYNKIWVDLQIRHLQNQTSSWNMSCGLIDTTGSWDLNTCITNTVSDDAMTHCLCPTTGTIAVFLTTRAVKVVLAKTEQTTFIIIFGCSSCLVQCLLSALILGAFWWKHKSWLNFLKLQCCGALGGAMAIFIYAVHTNLSKSSYSLIAIGLEAFLLVGMSAPISEALIVYAEFTQIRPSQHLQPTVIAVITGVPILAVFATELTHKSIGLRHESWWLIYGSGVYNIFVSCATTMFLVFMLLYMGVLHKVHTLVEENVMKKEAIETRVRIMHRAAIVICGIIAMEASSIFYINSSSVIFHYIFASLSFALGFNIIIVYIVNGESAIIGPMLRRIRWKRNADEEHTSEPIKVCSKADAEIENDSGTPPAPSSIIGEPYREVRGVAAGSIDMREFVSESSSTYAKSTVPATSRFLPEIRIDHSDNIDLENYSTSPRKYQEPPVFVDPTFLARSSHCVNEVATYGVNERGGFRSDVSSKYRGDGKTAFLPVASVSSESSAKVLCSADVESRLGAMPDVTLAVKSDVELSSRTNAELKSREHVVSAMPDIANTSERKQPDGEEKTPEIVVTAGGCDNATSGMLDRISHDLDYLLNRTHAKEGA; this is encoded by the exons ATGAAGGCGACCGTGTCAGGCGTTTTTCTCCTTCTGTGTCTCTTCTGTGTCAATTTGCCGGGTGTCACCATGAACTTTGATCCGTATTGCGGTGGTCACTTGGCCGACTCTAGAGGCGTTATACACACACCGAATTTCCCAGGACCGTTTCCGATTCCGATCAAATGTCGCTGGGTGATCGACGTGTCCGACATCCCGTCGACCAACAGCTCCATCGTCGTCTACCTGACGCAGCTCTACGTCTTCAAGGGGCTCCGCTTTACCGAATACGCGTACTACGAGTCCGAGACGATGAATTTCGGAGCGGCCCTGGTTAAGGAGGTGACCGAGGGTAATGTTTTCGAGTATCGACGCCTCAGAACGTTCAGACCATTCCTGGTGGTCGAGTTTGAACTTGATCGGCTCGAGGGTAATCATGTCAGGGTGTTGAACGATCTGCTCGACGTGTACGGATTCAACGTAACGTACGAGATGACCGAGGAACATCCGAATCCCGATTCCTGCACCATACGTGACTGCTCTTTTGCGGGCAACTGCCTCGTTTCTGGGGATTACAC GTCTTTTTGGTGCGATTGTTTCGATGGTTTCAGCGGACGGAGCTGTAACGAAGGTCCGTTGTGTTTTAACGATGAACATATTCCAGTTTGTCAAAACGGAGCTACATGCAG acAAATTGGAGCAGAAGCAATGCACTGCGATTGTCCGGATGGTTATGTCGGGCACAATTGCGAAACTCGTCTTTTAGACACTTCAGACACTG AATGCGCTTCGGAAAATTGCATATTGCAATGTCCTGTTGACGAGCATGAGCCGCCATGCACTTGTAAAGACAGCACGAAGATATACAACA ATCGATCGAGGTACGAATGCAGAATTAAGCTATCGAACGTTACGTCTCTCCGCACTGGTCTGATATCGCAACACGGAAGTTTGGAATCATTTGTCAGCAAGCAG CTTGCAAAGTACTTAAGGAACTCCAATATCACTTCCATGGAGGAATTAAAAATCCTGAACGTGAC ACCAACGGCCGAagttacttttcattttttcggaaattctgACGACGGGGATAAAATTCGCGAATCTCTCAATCGACTCGTACAACGTCGACGTCTCAGCGAAATTGCATTGGAATCCACGCACTTTACCTTTCAGCAAAAACCCGCGCTCAAATTGCAg AGCTTGCGTATCAATCAAGTGAACGACTACGAGGTTCACTTGGGAGAGCAAATAATCTTGTCTTGCGTTGCTCAAGGAAGCTACAGCACAAGTTTCACTTGGTATAAAGACGGCATGTTGGTGAATACAAGCAAAGCGATCAG AGAAATTTGGATTAGTCATCTACCGAATGACGGCTCAGATGTATGCACATCGATATTAACGATCGAGAAGGCGACTCTACTTGACGCCGGTCAATACACATGTCAGGTAGTTGATTGGGGTGTTCAGCAATGCAAAAGTATCTACATCGAGGTCAGAGATGAGCCGGACGTGAAGGTGGTGCCGATGAGCGCCACTATAGAGAAA GGCAATAATATACAGCTGACATGTATGACTCCTAATATGCGTAATATCGGTATTGGATTTGGTTGGACGAAGAATCGCGCCTTGCTCAAATTGGAGCCTGGTCAAGCGGTTTGGGAGGATCTGTATCCAGCGGGTAGCATTCTGAAGATCACTAATACTCAG AAATCGGCGATTTATACTTGCAACGTAGCACACAAATCTATGTCTGTACGAGTTGAAGTCATGAATCGGACGTTAATACCGATATGCTTCAAAGCGAAGTCCTGGGGTTTACAATGGCCAGACACTGCACCAGGATCAGAGGCGCTGCTAGAATGTCCCAGGTATTTCGTAGGTCGACGAGTGTCCAGGCTCTGCTCGATGAAAGACGCTACTACACCTGAATGGCAAATACCGGATTTTTCATCTTGCTTATACAAGCCATTAATTTCACCATATGATAAT TTCCGAAGTCTGACATTGGGTTACCAAAAAACCATGGGTTCGGACACAATCCTCGCCTTTTGGGAGATCTTACACAAACGTGCACTGCCGCTCTATCCTGGCGAGGGCGATCGTATAATGAGTATGTTGGCAGACATCGATCGATATCAGCATAGAATCGATTCACAGGATGCATACATCTCCGCGGAGACTTTGATTCACATAATAAATCGCATCCTAAGCGATGAATACTCAATTTTGAGTCAAGAG AAACTATCGGTGCTGCTTCACCTTACGCAACGCAATTTAATCCACTGGTCAAAACAGTTGAACGATGGATATAAACATCTGTCACTATCATCTATGGTTCTAGATATTCAGCAACTGCAATCTCAAAGTGGAGACAGTATAACGCATTCTCTTCAAATACCTTCACCCGattatac ATATCCTGATTGGTACGAGGAAAAAGTAGCTATACGATTATGGAAGAAGAAGCAGCGTAATATAAAGTCTAATAGCACATTCAGTGGAATCGTTATCGTATACAAAAATATGTCGCGTTTTATACCAACAGCGTATGTTAAGGAACTCGA TGATGGCACAGATCTAGAATTTCGTATCAATTCTCGCGTGATCGCTGTCGAGGTATCCTCTTTTGACGCCGATAAATATAACAAGATATGGGTTGATCTGCAAATTCGACATTTACAAAATCAGACGAGCTCTTGGAATATGTCGTGCGGTCTGATAGATACCACTGGATCGTGGGATCTTAATACTTGCATAACCAATACGGTGTCTGACGATGCAATGACACATTGTTTGTGTCCTACTACGGGGACAATAGCTGTTTTTTTGACGACTCGCGCGGTAAAG GTAGTACTGGCGAAAACGGAGCAGACCACGTTCATTATAATATTCGGATGCAGCAGTTGCCTTGTTCAGTGTTTGCTATCTGCCCTGATATTAGGGGCTTTTTGGTGGAAGCACAAAAGCTggttaaattttctaaaactcCAGTGCTGCGGTGCGCTAGGAGGCGCGATGGCCATCTTCATTTATGCCGTCCACACTAATCTTTCAAAG TCATCTTACTCGCTTATAGCGATAGGATTAGAAGCGTTCCTACTCGTGGGCATGTCCGCGCCTATTTCTGAGGCTCTAATAGTATACGCAGAATTTACGCAAATTCGACCGAGCCAACATCTTCAGCCGACAGTGATCGCCGTAATAACTG GTGTCCCGATCTTGGCTGTATTCGCAACCGAATTAACGCACAAGAGTATTGGATTGCGACACGAATCCTGGTGGCTCATATATGGCAGCGGCGTCTATAATATATTTGTCAGCTGCGCCACGACAATGTTTTTAGTATTCATGCTACTCTACATGGGAGTGCTCCACAAAGTTCACACACTGGTGGAGGAGAATGTGATGAAGAAAGAAGCTATAGAAACGAG AGTACGAATAATGCACCGCGCAGCTATCGTCATATGCGGTATCATCGCCATGGAAGCATCTTCTATTTTCTACATAAATTCATCATCCGTAATTTTCCACTATATATTTGCTTCCTTATCTTTCGCACTG GGCTTCAATATAATAATCGTATACATCGTTAACGGCGAGAGTGCAATTATCGGGCCAATGTTGCGGAGAATCAGATGGAAACGCAATGCAGACGAGGAACACACATCCGAGCCCATTAAAG TATGCTCGAAAGCTGACGCTGAGATAGAAAACGATTCGGGGACACCCCCGGCGCCGTCTTCGATCATCGGCGAGCCGTATCGGGAGGTGCGAGGCGTCGCCGCGGGTAGCATAGATATGCGCGAATTCGTGTCAGAGTCTTCGTCTACTTATGCCAAGTCCACCGTCCCCGCGACCAGCAGATTCCTGCCGGAAATCCGAATAGATCATTCGGACAATATCGATCTTGAGAACTACAGCACGAGCCCGCGCAAGTACCAGGAACCGCCAGTATTCGTCGACCCGACGTTCCTCGCGCGCAGCTCTCACTGCGTCAACGAGGTGGCGACCTACGGCGTTAACGAACGCGGTGGCTTTCGCAGCGATGTTTCGAGCAAGTATCGTGGCGATGGCAAAACTGCATTTCTGCCGGTGGCGAGCGTATCCTCCGAGTCTTCGGCTAAAGTCCTTTGCAGCGCCGACGTGGAGTCGCGATTGGGCGCGATGCCGGACGTCACGTTGGCCGTGAAGAGCGACGTTGAGTTATCATCGCGGACGAACGCGGAGCTAAAGAGTCGAGAGCACGTGGTGAGCGCCATGCCAGACATCGCCAACACGAGTGAGCGCAAGCAGCCCGATGGCGAGGAGAAGACGCCGGAGATTGTCGTGACAGCTGGTGGCTGCGACAACGCGACTAGTGGTATGCTGGATCGCATCTCTCACGATCTCGACTATCTGCTTAATCGCACACACGCCAAAGAGGGGGCTTAA
- the LOC105201653 gene encoding uncharacterized protein LOC105201653, protein MTKQRRENGLYKSRAYHACEVIRCSQNLVKQSQLFYENVTRVLHEFASPIARKRKERDRREVIRVTGESSAAWSITALKIRPTDVTEPIKIPTFSEVCKGGALRIKSPNEEAEILTDMTRCQEPQSYHAQTTMNDSGKSSWGKESRYYGSTVTCGMLPTLRELASRGCNSRGSVCLVPVDVEMDAASHLQMTLLEAYCREIGIEVLSVSKETIRLHLCPGSTDLSCVLISSDNSYFPKPK, encoded by the exons ATGACGAAGCAGCGGCGGGAGAACGGTCTCTATAAAAGCCGCGCGTACCACGCCTGCGAGGTCATACGTTGCAGTCAAAACCTTGTGAAACAGTCGCAGCTCTTCTACGAGAACGTTACGCGAGTGTTGCACGAGTTTGCGTCACCAATTGCGAGAAAGCGGAAGGAAAGAGACCGGCGAGAAGTGATTCGAGTGACCGGCGAGAGTTCAGCTGCGTGGTCGATAACAGCGCTGAAAATTCGTCCAACGGACGTTACCGAGCCCATTAAAATTCCCACGTTCAGTGAGGTGTGCAAGGGAGGCGCATTGAGGATTAAATCGCCAAACGAGGAGGCAGAGATACTGACCGATATGACTCGTTGCCAGGAACCACAGTCCTATCACGCACAGACCACGATGAACGACAG TGGGAAATCATCGTGGGGCAAGGAGTCTCGCTACTACGGGAGCACCGTCACCTGCGGCATGCTGCCGACTCTACGAGAGCTCGCCTCCAGAGGATGCAATAGCCGGGGTAGCGTTTGCCTGGTGCCCGTCGACGTCGAGATGGACGCGGCCAGTCACCTTCAGATGACACTGCTCGAGGCTTATTGCCGGGAGATCGGAATCGAGGTGCTGAGCGTGTCCAAGGAGACGATACGACTCCACCTGTGTCCAGGAAGCACAGACCTGTCGTGCGTCCTGATAAGCAGCGATAATTCATATTTTCCAAAGCCAAAGTGA
- the LOC105201652 gene encoding electron transfer flavoprotein beta subunit lysine methyltransferase isoform X1, whose product MYFEDYRNNIKRYTMIRRNICLKKLLFARKFSKSTKEAWDSYLQNSHRTSLKKFIQNHQDVVNAILKNTEMTRDHLTPELKLFLLTKKCPLYHEPFIDKYTDGRFDSLTKNVFQDPFWSIYWPGGQVLTRFILDEKEGILGCTKQKARKDAIRMLDLGAGCGATAIAAKLMNGMCKIVANDISKVACVAIAMNAILNNVDIEVSWENLLQKPLEDLYDVIFVGDLLYDEEIANTLMTWLGEAHKRGARIYLGDPGRHGLSEDLKKRLKLLRQYSLPENVRKENHGYDVATVWEFDRT is encoded by the exons ATGT ATTTTGAAGATTATCGGAATAATATCAAGAGATACACGATGATCAGAAGAAACATATGTTTGAAGAAACTTCTTTTCGCACGAAAATTTTCGAAGAGTACTAAGGAAGCGTGGGACAGTTATCTACAAAATAGTCACAGAACAtcgcttaaaaaatttatccaaAATCATCAGGACGTTGTGAATGCGATCTTAAAGAACACAGAGATGACTCGCGATCACCTGACTCCGGAACTGAAGTTATTTCTACTAACAAAAAAGTGTCCCCTGTATCACGAGCCATTCATCGATAAATATACAGATGGAAGATTTGATTCCTTGACCAAAAACGTATTCCAAGATCCATTTTGGTCTATATACTGGCCTGGAGGTCAAGTACTTACGAGATTTATTTTAGATGAAAAGGAAGGAATTTTAGGATGCACGAAGCAAAAGGCGAGAAAAGATGCAATAAGGATGCTGGATTTGGGCGCAGGGTGCGGCGCTACGGCAATAGCTGCGAAATTAATGAATGGAATGTGCAAGATTGTTGCAAACGACATCAGCAAAG TCGCCTGTGTAGCTATTGCAATGAATGCTATATTAAATAACGTGGATATTGAGGTATCGTGGGAAAACTTGTTACAGAAACCATTAGAAGATCtatatgatgtaatttttgtGGGTGATTTATTATATGACGAAGAAATAGCGAACACTTTAATGACATGGTTGGGAGAAGCACATAAACGAGGTGCGCGAATTTACCTAGGAGATCCAGGAAGACACGGATTAAGTGAAGATCTCAAAAAGCGATTGAAATTGTTACGGCAATATTCTCTACCTGAAAACGTCAGGAAGGAGAATCACGGTTACGACGTGGCTACTGTATGGGAATTTGACCGAACTTAA
- the LOC105201652 gene encoding electron transfer flavoprotein beta subunit lysine methyltransferase isoform X2, producing the protein MIRRNICLKKLLFARKFSKSTKEAWDSYLQNSHRTSLKKFIQNHQDVVNAILKNTEMTRDHLTPELKLFLLTKKCPLYHEPFIDKYTDGRFDSLTKNVFQDPFWSIYWPGGQVLTRFILDEKEGILGCTKQKARKDAIRMLDLGAGCGATAIAAKLMNGMCKIVANDISKVACVAIAMNAILNNVDIEVSWENLLQKPLEDLYDVIFVGDLLYDEEIANTLMTWLGEAHKRGARIYLGDPGRHGLSEDLKKRLKLLRQYSLPENVRKENHGYDVATVWEFDRT; encoded by the exons ATGATCAGAAGAAACATATGTTTGAAGAAACTTCTTTTCGCACGAAAATTTTCGAAGAGTACTAAGGAAGCGTGGGACAGTTATCTACAAAATAGTCACAGAACAtcgcttaaaaaatttatccaaAATCATCAGGACGTTGTGAATGCGATCTTAAAGAACACAGAGATGACTCGCGATCACCTGACTCCGGAACTGAAGTTATTTCTACTAACAAAAAAGTGTCCCCTGTATCACGAGCCATTCATCGATAAATATACAGATGGAAGATTTGATTCCTTGACCAAAAACGTATTCCAAGATCCATTTTGGTCTATATACTGGCCTGGAGGTCAAGTACTTACGAGATTTATTTTAGATGAAAAGGAAGGAATTTTAGGATGCACGAAGCAAAAGGCGAGAAAAGATGCAATAAGGATGCTGGATTTGGGCGCAGGGTGCGGCGCTACGGCAATAGCTGCGAAATTAATGAATGGAATGTGCAAGATTGTTGCAAACGACATCAGCAAAG TCGCCTGTGTAGCTATTGCAATGAATGCTATATTAAATAACGTGGATATTGAGGTATCGTGGGAAAACTTGTTACAGAAACCATTAGAAGATCtatatgatgtaatttttgtGGGTGATTTATTATATGACGAAGAAATAGCGAACACTTTAATGACATGGTTGGGAGAAGCACATAAACGAGGTGCGCGAATTTACCTAGGAGATCCAGGAAGACACGGATTAAGTGAAGATCTCAAAAAGCGATTGAAATTGTTACGGCAATATTCTCTACCTGAAAACGTCAGGAAGGAGAATCACGGTTACGACGTGGCTACTGTATGGGAATTTGACCGAACTTAA
- the LOC105201655 gene encoding protein-L-isoaspartate O-methyltransferase domain-containing protein 1, translated as MGGAVSCGQDNDELVDNLMGSGYIRTKKVEQVFRAIDRADYVLSAYREGAYKDLAWKHGNIHLSAPCIYSEVLEGLNLEPGLSFLNLGSGTGYLSTMAGSTMAGLLIKQHGVNHGIELHEDCLRYAYERLDEFKQTSLALNEFDFCEPVFIQGNCLSIIPGRQYDRVYCGAGCPESHEAFIKQFVRIGGILVMPYKDQLLRILRVDENTWIQNTMLPVSFATLVVPPSSEHNLFHLPEYNPLSLQELCRSKIRHTLRNNIWYEHPELETVKPVLPVHQRPSAQQRTLRRFVIPIFEESDEALTDDEQELSGRTRFLLNARLADAQPGEAITTSLQLVRAVLHPNQNSEDSEETQQVSNVYNESTRDIGVNTDFPARQQRRKFAVKNTVSSVSADDTSAGHSSSVATDTNDNINEVEEQSKRDKEKASVATYSNMSDSSDSDSDAEQESAFVQRKKIAKREKTDSGIVDDANFSNDESSSSSSTNHSDSDITDTTDAGDAMDVDLPEIAIYKSCGNTCRTTKGSNTGKDVTVAHYVDSNAFAIYMREKIEQLPLPFSIKLYMNYNRKL; from the exons ATGGGAGGAGCTGTAAGTTGTGGGCAAGATAATGATGAATTAGTCGATAATTTAATGGGATCAGGAtatataagaacaaaaaaagTGGAACAAGTTTTTAGAGCTATAGATAGAGCAGATTACGTTCTGTCCGCTTATCGAGAGGGTGCTTACAAGGACCTAGCTTGGAAACATggaaatatacatttatcaGCTCCATGTATATATAGCGAAGTGTTGGAAGGACTTAATTTAGAACCGGGGTTAAGCTTCCTGAATCTTGGATCGGGAACTGGCTACCTCAGCACAATGGCAGGCAGCACAATGGCAGGATTGTTGATAA AACAACATGGAGTAAATCATGGCATTGAGTTACATGAAGATTGTTTAAGATACGCATATGAAAGATTGGACGAATTCAAACAAACATCATTAGCTTTAAACGAGTTTGATTTTTGTGAACCTGTATTCATACAag GAAATTGTCTCAGCATCATACCTGGCAGGCAATATGACAGAGTTTATTGTGGTGCAGGATGTCCTGAAAGTCATGAGgcatttattaaacaatttgtacGTATTGGAGGTATACTAGTAATGCCTTACAAGGATCAGTTACTACGTATACTGAGAGTGGATGAAAACACTTGGATACAGAACACAATGCTTCCCGTATCTTTTGCGACTCTAGTCGTACCTCCGTCCTCGGAACACAATTTGTTTCATCTGC CGGAGTACAATCCCTTATCTCTACAAGAGCTTTGTCGTAGTAAAATTCGACATACTCTACGTAATAATATCTGGTACGAGCACCCTGAACTCGAAACCGTAAAGCCTGTGTTACCAGTACATCAGAGACCGAGTGCGCAACAACGTACCTTGAGACGTTTCGTAATACCTATTTTTGAAGAATCTGATGAAGCTTTAACTGACGATGAGCAGGAACTTTCTGGGCGAACGCGTTTTCTACTAAATGCTCGTCTCGCTGATGCCCAACCCGGAGAAGCTATCACGACAAGTTTGCAATTGGTACGAGCGGTCTTACATCCAAATCAGAACAGTGAGGATAGTGAAGAAACTCAACAAGTTTCCAACGTATATAACGAGAGTACTCGAGATATTGGTGTGAATACGGATTTCCCTGCACGACAGCAAAGACGGAAATTTGCCGTAAAAAATACTGTTTCAAGTGTAAGCGCGGACGATACTAGCGCGGGTCACAGTTCCTCCGTAGCTACCGATACGAACGATAACATCAATGAAGTAGAAGAGCAGAGTAAAAGAGACAAGGAGAAAGCTAGCGTGGCCACATACTCCAATATGAGCGACAGCAGCGACAGCGACAGCGACGCCGAACAGGAAAGCGCTTTTGTACAACGTAAAAAAATCGCGAAGCGCGAGAAAACCGACAGCGGTATAGTGGACGACGCAAACTTCAGCAACGACGAAAGCAGCTCCAGCTCAAGTACCAATCACTCAGATTCGGATATCACCGATACTACGGACGCGGGCGACGCGATGGACGTAGATTTGCCGGAGATCGCAATTTACAAATCGTGCGGCAACACGTGCCGTACGACGAAAGGCTCTAATACCGGCAAAGACGTAACCGTTGCGCATTATGTAGATAGCAACGCGTTCGCTATTTATATGAGGGAAAAAATAGAACAGTTACCGTTgcctttttcaataaaattgtatatgaaTTACAACCGGAAATTATAA